One Candidatus Methylomirabilota bacterium genomic region harbors:
- the pssA gene encoding CDP-diacylglycerol--serine O-phosphatidyltransferase, translating into MRRRHQSGDGARHPRRRRWQEFREHPRRGIFLLPSLLTTGNLFCGFLAIVLSAQSRFVEAAVAVFVGMILDILDGKVARLTKTTTQFGVEFDSLADVVSFCVAPAFMLYSLALQQFGRVAWLGAFLFVICGALRLARFNVYQGVTDRRYFVGLPTPAAAGLVAATALLLEGTEIARWQAAAISVGTVIVALLMVSTFRYYSFKEVDFARRRPAQVLVLVVLGVLIVATHPQWFLFILVSLYLLSGPTRPVWVRRRSEQTLVNEKGTRDAHLRDGG; encoded by the coding sequence GTGAGACGGCGACATCAGAGCGGGGACGGGGCGCGGCATCCGCGGCGCCGGCGCTGGCAAGAGTTCCGGGAGCATCCGCGGCGGGGCATCTTTCTGCTTCCCAGCCTGCTCACCACCGGCAATCTCTTCTGCGGCTTCCTCGCCATCGTGCTCTCCGCCCAGTCGCGCTTCGTGGAGGCGGCCGTGGCCGTCTTCGTGGGCATGATTCTCGACATCCTCGATGGCAAGGTGGCGCGTCTGACCAAGACCACCACCCAGTTCGGCGTCGAGTTCGATTCGCTCGCCGACGTCGTGTCCTTCTGCGTGGCCCCGGCCTTCATGCTCTACTCGCTGGCCCTCCAGCAGTTCGGCCGCGTGGCCTGGCTCGGGGCCTTCCTCTTCGTCATCTGCGGAGCACTCAGACTGGCCCGCTTCAACGTCTACCAGGGTGTGACGGACCGCCGCTACTTCGTGGGACTGCCCACCCCGGCCGCCGCGGGCCTCGTGGCCGCCACCGCCCTGCTCCTGGAGGGCACGGAGATCGCACGCTGGCAGGCCGCCGCCATCAGCGTGGGCACGGTGATCGTGGCCCTCCTCATGGTCTCGACCTTCCGCTACTACAGCTTCAAGGAAGTGGATTTCGCGCGCCGCCGTCCCGCCCAGGTCCTCGTCCTCGTCGTCCTCGGCGTGCTCATCGTGGCCACGCACCCGCAGTGGTTCCTGTTCATCCTGGTCTCGCTGTACCTGCTGAGCGGTCCCACGCGCCCCGTGTGGGTGCGCCGCCGCTCGGAACAGACGCTGGTCAACGAGAAGGGAACCAGGGACGCGCACTTGCGCGACGGAGGATAG
- a CDS encoding phosphatidylserine decarboxylase family protein yields MRIPVAAEGWRFIVPAAVAACILGWIEWWWAAAPLALFALACLGFFRDPERTPPAVTGAVLAPADGRVMGVVDVDDGWVGRAVRVSIFLSPLDVHVNRSPAAGLVRDVQYGRGRFLAAYRDEASELNERCTVALEGDSGRLTIRQIAGVLARRIVCRVRPGDKLQAGERYGLIRFGSRTDLVVPRGTELRVRVGDRVRGGETIMGVLR; encoded by the coding sequence GTGCGCATTCCCGTTGCCGCCGAAGGCTGGCGCTTTATCGTCCCGGCCGCGGTGGCCGCGTGTATCCTGGGCTGGATAGAGTGGTGGTGGGCGGCGGCGCCCCTCGCGCTCTTCGCGCTGGCGTGCCTCGGTTTCTTCCGGGATCCGGAGCGGACGCCGCCGGCGGTGACGGGAGCGGTCCTCGCCCCTGCTGACGGGCGCGTGATGGGCGTGGTGGACGTGGACGACGGGTGGGTGGGGCGGGCGGTGCGGGTGTCCATCTTCCTGTCGCCCCTCGACGTGCACGTCAACCGCTCGCCCGCGGCCGGCCTCGTGCGGGACGTCCAGTACGGGCGGGGGCGGTTCCTGGCCGCGTATCGGGACGAGGCCTCGGAGCTGAACGAGCGCTGCACGGTGGCCCTCGAGGGGGACAGCGGCCGCCTGACCATCCGGCAGATCGCCGGGGTGCTCGCTCGGCGCATCGTGTGTCGGGTACGCCCGGGGGACAAGCTGCAGGCGGGTGAGCGGTACGGGCTGATCCGGTTCGGCTCGCGGACGGACCTCGTCGTCCCGCGGGGAACGGAGCTGAGAGTGCGGGTGGGGGACCGGGTGCGAGGCGGAGAGACCATCATGGGAGTGCTACGGTGA